One Cupriavidus oxalaticus genomic region harbors:
- a CDS encoding carboxyl transferase domain-containing protein: MAAIETKLNARSEAFKTNAQAMQALVADLEAKIAKLAEGGGEAARDKHLSRGKLLPRDRVQQLLDPGTPFLELSQLAAYDMYDDAAPGAGIITGIGRVAGQECVIVCNDATVKGGTYYPLTVKKHVRAQEIAEQNNLPCIYLVDSGGANLPNQDDVFPDRDHFGRIFYNQANLSKQGIPQIAVVMGSCTAGGAYVPAMSDESIIVKNQGTIFLGGPPLVKAATGEEVSAEDLGGADVHTRLSGVADYFAQNDHHALSLARNIVQHLNRRKPDQIRLHEPVEPLYPVEELYGVIPTDTRKPYDVREVIARIVDGSEFDEFKARYGTTLVCGFARIWGYPVGIVANNGILFSESALKGAHFIELCCQRKIPLVFLQNITGFMVGRKYENEGIARNGAKMVTAVATAQVPKFTVIIGGSFGAGNYGMCGRAYSPRFLWMWPNARISVMGGEQAASVLATVRRDGIEARGGKWSAEEEDAFKQPIRDQYEHQGHPYYASARLWDDGVIDPAQTRTVLGLGLSASLNAPIEDMKFGVFRM, encoded by the coding sequence ATGGCGGCAATTGAGACAAAGCTGAACGCGCGTTCCGAAGCGTTCAAGACCAACGCGCAGGCAATGCAGGCACTGGTTGCCGACCTGGAAGCGAAGATCGCCAAGCTGGCGGAAGGCGGCGGCGAGGCCGCGCGCGACAAGCACCTGTCGCGCGGCAAGCTGCTGCCGCGCGACCGCGTGCAGCAACTGCTGGATCCGGGCACGCCGTTCCTGGAGCTGTCGCAACTGGCCGCGTACGACATGTACGACGATGCCGCGCCCGGCGCCGGCATCATCACCGGCATCGGCCGCGTGGCCGGGCAGGAATGCGTGATCGTCTGCAACGACGCCACCGTCAAGGGCGGCACGTATTACCCGTTGACGGTCAAGAAGCACGTGCGCGCGCAGGAGATCGCCGAGCAGAACAACCTGCCGTGCATCTACCTGGTCGATTCCGGCGGCGCCAACCTGCCCAACCAGGACGACGTGTTCCCCGACCGCGACCACTTCGGCCGCATCTTCTACAACCAGGCCAACCTGTCCAAGCAGGGCATCCCGCAGATCGCGGTGGTGATGGGCTCGTGCACCGCGGGCGGCGCCTATGTGCCGGCGATGAGCGACGAGTCGATCATCGTCAAGAACCAGGGCACCATCTTCCTGGGCGGCCCGCCGCTGGTGAAGGCCGCCACGGGCGAGGAAGTCAGCGCCGAGGACCTGGGCGGCGCCGACGTGCATACGCGCCTGTCGGGCGTGGCCGACTACTTCGCGCAGAACGACCACCATGCGCTGAGCCTGGCGCGCAATATCGTGCAGCACCTGAACCGCCGCAAGCCGGACCAGATCCGCCTGCACGAGCCGGTCGAGCCGCTGTATCCGGTGGAAGAGCTGTACGGCGTGATCCCCACCGACACGCGCAAGCCCTACGACGTGCGCGAGGTGATCGCGCGCATCGTCGACGGCTCCGAGTTCGACGAGTTCAAGGCGCGCTACGGCACCACGCTGGTATGCGGCTTCGCGCGCATCTGGGGCTATCCGGTCGGCATCGTTGCCAACAACGGCATCCTGTTCTCGGAGTCGGCGCTCAAGGGTGCGCACTTTATCGAGCTGTGCTGCCAGCGCAAGATTCCGCTGGTGTTCCTGCAGAACATCACCGGCTTCATGGTGGGGCGCAAGTACGAGAACGAGGGCATCGCCCGCAACGGCGCCAAAATGGTGACGGCGGTGGCGACCGCGCAGGTGCCCAAGTTCACGGTGATCATCGGCGGCTCGTTCGGGGCCGGCAACTACGGCATGTGCGGGCGGGCGTATTCGCCGCGCTTCCTGTGGATGTGGCCGAACGCGCGCATCTCGGTGATGGGCGGCGAACAGGCGGCGAGCGTGCTGGCGACGGTGCGCCGCGATGGGATCGAAGCGAGGGGCGGCAAGTGGAGCGCGGAGGAAGAGGATGCGTTCAAGCAGCCGATCCGCGACCAGTACGAGCACCAGGGCCACCCGTACTACGCCAGCGCGCGCTTGTGGGACGACGGCGTGATCGATCCCGCGCAGACGCGCACGGTGCTGGGGCTGGGCCTGTCGGCCAGCCTGAACGCGCCGATCGAGGACATGAAGTTCGGCGTGTTCCGCATGTAA
- a CDS encoding acetyl/propionyl/methylcrotonyl-CoA carboxylase subunit alpha, which translates to MFTKVLIANRGEIACRVAATCRRLGIRTVAVYSDADADARHVAFCDEAVHIGGAAARDSYLRADHIIEMAKETGAQAIHPGYGFLSENEAFAEACAAAGLVFIGPPASAIHAMGSKSAAKQLMERAAVPLVPGYHGEDQDPALLRREADRIGYPVLLKASAGGGGKGMRVVESGDGFEAALASVKREASASFGDDKVLVEKYLTRPRHIEIQVFADTHGNCVYLFERDCSVQRRHQKVLEEAPAPGMTEERRRAMGEAAVAAAKAVGYVGAGTVEFIANQDGSFYFMEMNTRLQVEHPVTEMITGQDLVEWQLRVAAGEPLPLTQDQLRIDGHALEARIYAENPDKQFLPSTGTLRFLRTPPAVQFMRGDDAHGPAGIRIDAGVREGDTISPYYDPMIAKLIVWGKDRDEALARMRQALAAYHVVGLSTNVAFLQRLVKSEAFRTADLDTGLIERNESELFPQPEPVGIDTVALAVAALLDRETRERRIDAADQHSPWTHGGAWRLNSGASRQLRFGYGDQVLDVTLQVNARGSTLAYAGQSVPFSAECKADDIRIDLGTRRVHGHVHAEADDFHVFAAARHVLLSWLDPLAHAGEAEGEGGKLTAPMPGKVIAVMVEAGSTVTRGTPLLVMEAMKMEHTISAPADGVVSEVLYGVGEQVTEGAQLLAFGT; encoded by the coding sequence ATGTTCACCAAAGTCCTGATCGCAAACCGCGGCGAGATCGCCTGCCGCGTGGCCGCCACCTGCCGCCGGCTCGGCATCCGCACCGTCGCGGTGTACTCGGACGCCGATGCCGATGCCCGCCACGTCGCCTTCTGCGACGAAGCCGTCCATATCGGCGGCGCCGCCGCGCGCGACAGCTACCTGCGCGCCGACCACATCATCGAGATGGCCAAGGAGACCGGCGCCCAGGCGATCCACCCGGGCTACGGGTTCCTGTCCGAGAACGAAGCCTTCGCCGAGGCTTGCGCCGCGGCGGGGCTGGTCTTCATCGGCCCGCCGGCCTCCGCGATCCACGCGATGGGCAGCAAGAGCGCGGCCAAGCAACTGATGGAGCGCGCTGCGGTACCGCTGGTGCCGGGCTACCACGGTGAAGACCAGGATCCGGCGCTGCTGCGCCGCGAGGCCGACCGCATCGGCTACCCGGTGCTGCTCAAGGCCAGCGCGGGCGGCGGCGGCAAGGGCATGCGCGTGGTCGAGTCGGGCGATGGCTTCGAGGCCGCGCTGGCCTCGGTCAAGCGGGAGGCCAGCGCCAGCTTCGGCGACGACAAGGTGCTGGTCGAGAAGTACCTGACCCGGCCCCGCCATATCGAGATCCAGGTGTTTGCCGATACGCACGGCAACTGCGTCTACCTGTTCGAGCGCGACTGCTCGGTGCAGCGCCGGCACCAGAAGGTGCTGGAAGAGGCGCCGGCGCCGGGCATGACCGAAGAGCGCCGCCGCGCCATGGGCGAGGCCGCTGTGGCTGCGGCCAAGGCGGTTGGCTATGTCGGTGCCGGCACCGTCGAGTTCATCGCCAACCAGGATGGTTCCTTCTATTTCATGGAGATGAACACGCGCCTGCAGGTGGAGCATCCGGTCACCGAGATGATCACCGGGCAGGACCTGGTCGAATGGCAGCTGCGCGTCGCCGCCGGCGAGCCGCTGCCGCTGACGCAGGACCAGTTGCGCATCGACGGACACGCGCTGGAGGCGCGCATCTACGCCGAGAACCCCGACAAGCAGTTCCTGCCGTCCACCGGCACGCTGCGCTTCCTGCGCACGCCGCCCGCGGTGCAGTTCATGCGCGGCGATGACGCCCACGGCCCGGCCGGCATCCGTATCGATGCCGGCGTGCGCGAGGGCGACACCATCAGCCCGTACTACGATCCGATGATCGCCAAGCTGATCGTCTGGGGCAAGGACCGTGACGAGGCGCTGGCGCGCATGCGCCAGGCGCTGGCCGCGTATCACGTGGTGGGCCTGTCGACCAACGTGGCGTTCCTGCAGCGGCTGGTGAAGTCGGAAGCGTTCCGCACCGCCGACCTCGACACCGGGCTGATCGAGCGCAACGAGAGCGAACTGTTCCCGCAGCCCGAGCCCGTCGGCATCGACACCGTCGCGCTTGCCGTGGCCGCGCTGCTCGACCGCGAGACGCGCGAGCGCCGCATCGACGCCGCCGACCAGCATTCGCCGTGGACCCACGGCGGCGCCTGGCGGCTGAACAGCGGCGCGTCGCGGCAACTGCGCTTCGGCTACGGCGACCAGGTGCTCGACGTGACGCTGCAGGTCAACGCGCGCGGCAGCACGCTGGCCTACGCCGGCCAGTCCGTGCCGTTCTCCGCGGAATGCAAGGCCGACGATATCCGCATCGACCTCGGCACGCGCCGCGTGCACGGGCACGTGCATGCGGAGGCGGACGACTTCCACGTTTTCGCTGCGGCGCGCCACGTGCTGTTGAGCTGGCTCGACCCGCTGGCGCATGCCGGCGAAGCCGAAGGCGAGGGCGGCAAGCTGACCGCGCCGATGCCGGGCAAGGTCATCGCGGTGATGGTCGAGGCCGGCAGCACGGTCACGCGCGGCACGCCGCTGCTGGTGATGGAGGCGATGAAGATGGAGCACACCATCAGCGCGCCGGCCGACGGCGTGGTCAGCGAAGTGCTGTATGGCGTTGGCGAGCAGGTGACCGAAGGCGCCCAGCTGCTCGCCTTCGGTACCTGA